The genomic segment CCCCCGCAGCCGCATTCCACATGCCGCCGCCCACGCGCGAGATTGACGCCCATGCCCACCGCGTAGAGCCCGACCAGCGCCGCCGCGAGGATGAGCCCGAAGGCCCGCCCGCCGGGCAGGAGCATCAGCCCCACCACCGCCCCCTCGGCCCCGATCAGCGCCGCCGAGGCCGGTTTCACCAGCCGCTCGGGCAGGAGCGCATAATCCTGCACGAAGCCGGTGAAGGCGGTGAAATCCCAGCCCTTGTGGAGCGCGGCGCGCGCAAAGAGAAACGCCGCGAAGGCCGCCACCGCCGCCGAGGCGAGCGCAGCCATCGCCGCGCCATCGGCCAGCGCGCTCATTCGACCACCGCGACATGCATGGCAAAGCCCGCAAGCCCCGCCTCGCCCGCCTTGGTCAGCTTGTAATCGCCATCCATGGTGAACTTGTAGAGATGGCCCTCCTCGGTCGTGGCAAAGAGCGCCGGCTCCGCCCCCGGCGTCACCGAGATCGAGCCGAGCCCCTCTGCCTCCGATTTCGCCAAGACCTTGCCCGAGGCCGCCTCGATCGCCCAGATCTCCTTCGAGGCGAGCTTGTGGCTGCCGTCATAGGCGCCCGGATGCATGGTCACGAAAAGGACGCCCTTCTCGGCATTGGCGGTGAGCAGGTTATAGCCGCCCGGCGCCCAGGCCCCCTCGGTGCCCGCGACGAAATCGGCCTCGGAGACCTTCTCGGGCGCCGCGCCCTTGTCCGAGACCCCGATCAGCTTGCCGCCATAGGTCACGAAATAGAGCGTGTCGCCGATCCGGGCCTCCTGGATGAAGATCGGGTCGGCCTCGGGGTCGAAGACCGGCGCGCTCGCGGCCTTCTCGGCGCTCGCGCCATCTTCGGAGAGCGTGTAGCTCGCAAACGAGCCATCGCCGCAGATCGTCGAGAATTTCGCCCCCTCGGGCGCGGGGTAGATCCCCCAGCAACCGGGCGTCGGCAGCTCCTGCGCGACCGTCCCCTTGGCCAGATCGACCACCGTCACCGAGGAGGCGGGCGTGGCGTTCTGCACGAGGATGAACTTGCCATCCGCGGTGACCTTGAGGAGCGACGAATAGCCCAGCGCCATCGCGGCCTTCGGCGGCAAGACGACCTCCGGGCCGATCTTGCCGGTCGGGATGTCATAGGAGGTCAGCACCATCTCGTTCGGGCCATAGGTGATGCGCTTCATGAACGAGCTCTGCGCCCAGGCGGTCTTGCCGTCGGGCGAGATCAGCATCAGGCTCATCGCGCCGGTCGGCAACAGCTCCTTGAGCTTGAGCGTTTCCTGATCGAAAACCGCGATCGAGCCGGCGCCGATCCATTGTTGCTGCGAGACAAAGACATTCGCGCCGGGGTCGATGGTCTCCTTGGTGGTGACGACTTCGGGGGTGAACTCCTCGGCGAGCGCCGGGGCCAGCAGCGCGAGGCCGAGCGGCAGCGCGAGGATCAGGGGCCGCAAGGCGCGGCGGGGGAAGGTCGGATCAGACACGGGCAGTCACTCCATCGGTTGGGGTCTTCGCTCAGGCTAGAAGAGCCCGGGCGGCGGCGGCTATCCGGCGCAGCCCGCCAATTGCGCTTAAAATTCAGGCAAGCGCGAAAGAGCCCGCCCCGGTGATTCGCGCGATTTGATCAAATTTCGGGCAGCCCGCCGCGGCGCCGGCGCATTTCCCGCCAGAGCCGGCGCATCCGCGCAGCAAACCGCCCGCGATCCGCCCCCCGGGCTTTACAGATGCCGCAGCGCGGCGCGCGATACCGGGGCGCCGTCGCCCGGGCCAAGGCCCGCCGCGCCCGCGCGCCCTGCCCGCCCCGGACCCATCAGCCACCCGCCATGACCCCGATTCCCGCGCCCCATCGCCTGAGCTCCCACCGCTACGCCGACAGCTCCGAACAGGAGCGCGGCCTGATCGGCTGGGAGCAACGCTATGCCCAATGCGACCCGGGCCCCTATGCCGGGCGCATCGACCGGCTGGAGCTGCCCGGCCTCGCGATCTCGCGCGAAAGCGTCGCCTGCGCGGTCGAGCAAAGCACCGCCCCCCCCGCGGGCCGGGTGATCTTCTGCCAGACGCTGGTGCCCGCCGGCCCCTGGCGGTTCAACGCGCAAAGCTGCATGGCGGGGCTGACCGGCTTCATCCGCGGCGGCGAGGAACATCTCGCGGTCCTGCCCGCCGGCGCCGAGGTGCTGATGGTCGAGGCCGATACCGAGCTGCTCGCCCGCGATCTGGGCGAGCCGCCGCGCAGCCTCCTGCTCGAAACCGCCTTCCTCGCCCTGCCCGAAGCCGCCGAGATCCGCGCGCTCGCCGAATGGTTCGCGCTCTTGCTGCGCGAACCCGCCCCGATGAGCGCCCTGATCCCCGATCTGATGCTCTATAACCTCGGCCGGCTCTGGGGCCGCACCCGGCGCGAGGCGCGCGCCCTCGCCCCCGCCTGCCGCGCCGATTACCGCATCTTCCGCCGCGCCGAGGCGCTCGCCCGCGACGGCGCGCTCGAAACCCCGACCGTCTCCGCCCTCGCCGCCGCCCTCGACCTCGAAGTGCCCGCCCTGCGCCGCGCCTTTCTCAACACGACCGGCCTCGGCCCCACCGACTGGCTGCGCCGCTACCGCCTCGACGGCGCGCGCCGCGCCCTGCTCGCCGCCCCCCCCGAACGCACCGTGACCGAAATCGCCATGGCCTGGGGCTTCACCCATCTGGGGCGCTTCTCGGCCGCCTATGGCGCCCAATTCGGCGAAAGCCCCTCGGCCACGCGCAAACGCGCCCGCCCCTGAGCCGCCTGCCTGAGCGGCCCGCCTGAGCCGCCCCCCTTCAATGATGCCAAAATACCCTGCGGGGGCGCGGGGGTGCAAAACCCCCGCTCAACCGCTCACATCAGCGCCTTGCGCAACATGTTGAGCGCCACCAGCAACAGAAACCCCGCAAACACCCGCTTGAGAAGCCTCGCATCGAGCCGATGCGCGAGCGCCGCACCCCAGGGCGCGCTGAGCGTGGTCATCGCGATGGTGATCAAGAACGCCGGGATATTCACCGCCCCCAACGTCCAGGGCGGCGCCGCCGCCACCGGCGTGAGCAGAAACCCCACCGCCGAGGGCAGCGCGATCGTGACCCCGAACCCCGCCGAGGTCGCCACCGCCCGGTGGATCGGCACCCCATGCAGCGTCAGCATCGGCGTGCCGATCGAGCCCCCGCCGATCCCCAACAGCACCGAGATGAACCCCATCACCGGCCCGAACGAAAGCCGAAACCCCCGCCCCGGCAGATGATCCGAAATCCGCCAGCTCGCCTTGCCGAAGATCATGTAAAGCGCGATCGAGATCAGCATCCCCCCGAAGATGATCTGCAAGCTGCGGGTATGGAGCTGCGCCACCACGAGCACCCCCACCACCGCTCCGACCGCGATCGGCGGCGCCCATTGCCGCAAGATCGTCCAGTCGACCGCCCCCTTGCGGTGATGCGCCATCACCGAACGCGCCGAAGTGACGATGATCGTCGCGAGCGAGGTCGCCACGCAGATCTGCATCAGATCCTCCGACCCATAGCCGAGCCCGGAGAAGAGATAGAAATAGGCCGGCACCAGAACGATCCCGCCGCCAACGCCCAAGAGCCCCGCAAGCACCCCCGCGAACACCCCCACCGCCATCAAGATCGCCACAAGCGGCGCCAGCGTGCTCAGATCCATCCTCTCGCTCCCCTCAAGGCCAACCCGCGAGACTTACCGCGCCGCCTCGACCTCGGCCAGCGCCTTCTCGACAAGCTCGACCCCCGCCCCCTCGCGGCAGGCCCCCTCGGAGAGCACCCGCCGCCACAGCCGCGCGCCGGGCCGGCCATGAAAGAGCCCGAGGATATGCCGGGAGATCTGATGAAGCCGCCCACCCGCGACGAGATGGGCCTCGATATAGGGCAAAAGCGCGCGCGCCACCGCAAACGGGTCGGCCTCGGCGCCCGCGCCAAAGATCCGCATATCGGCCGCGCCGAGGATGTTCATCGGCTCATGATAGGCCGCGCGCCCGACCATCACCCCGTCAAGCCCCGCCGCCAATTCCGCCTCGGCCGCCGCGAGGCTCGCGATCCCGCCATTGAGCGACAGATGCAGCTCCGGGAAGGCCGCTTTCATGCGGTGCACGAGCGGGTGATCGAGCGGCGGGATCTCGCGGTTGTCCTTCGGCGAGAGCCCCTGCAACCAGGCCTTGCGGGCATGGATCGTGAAGCGTCTGACCCCCGCCGCCGCCACCGTCTCGAGAAACCGCGGCAAGATCTCCTCGGGCTCCTGCTCATCGACGCCGATGCGGCATTTCACCGTCACCTCGACCGGGCTCGCCGCGATCATCTCGGCCACGCACTCCGCCACCAGATCGGGGCTTTTCATCAACACCGCGCCAAAGGCCCCCGATTGCACCCGGTCCGAGGGGCAGCCGCAGTTGAGGTTGATCTCGTCATAGCCCCACTCGGCCGCGATCCGCGTCGCCGCGCCGAGCTCGGCCGGGTCCGAACCGCCAAGCTGGAGCGCGACCGGGTGCTCCGCGGGCGAGAACCCCAAAAGCCGGTCGCGATCGCCATGGATCACCGCCGGCGCGGTGACCATCTCGGTGTAAAGCAGCGCCTCGCGCGAGATCAGCCGATGGAAGACCCGGCAATGACGGTCGGTCCAGTCCATCATGGGTGCGACGGAGAGGCGCGCGGCGGCGCGGGTTTGCAATGTCATATCCGGGTTCACGAGCTGGTGGCGATGCTGACAGGGCCTGCGCCCCCGGCCGGTTTACCCGCGATCGGGGGCCGCCCGCAACCCGTCGTCACAGCGAACGGCCGGGCCAGAGCCGGTTTCGCGCCGCCCGGGCGCCGGGCTTCGCGGCGCGTTTGGCGGGCCGGGGGCGGCCCGAGGGGGCTTTGCGCCCACGCCCCGCCCGGGCCGGCCCCCCGCGCGGGCCGGAGATCAAGCCCCCGCCGCTCAGGCGAGCTTGCCCGTGAGCGCGGCCACCCCGACCCAGGCGGCAAAGCCCGTGAGCACCGTCCCCCACAGCCCGTCGATCACCACCTGCCGCACCGACCAATCCTCGAGTGTCGCGTAATTCGTCATCTCATAGGTGCCGTAGCACAAAAGCCCGAGCACCATCCCCCCGACGAGCGCCTGCAGCGGCGCCCCCGCCTTCAGCGCCGGCACCGAGACGAACCACAACAGCCCCGCCACATAGGCCAGATAAAAGAGCGCCGCCGGCCCGAGCCGCAGCGGATCGGCGAGCAGATGCCCGACATGGCGCTCGAAGACCGGCCGGATCAGAAGCCGGATCCCGATCATGTCGAGCCCCAGAAAGGCGACGGCGGTGAGGGCGTAAAGGGCGGCATAGCTGGGCATCGGGGGCTCCGTCGGGCTCGGGCTGTCACTCACGCGTCGCGGCGCAGGCTCAGGAATTCGCGGCGCAGCTCCGCATCGGTGCGGAACGCGCCGCGCATCACCGAATTGGTCATCACCGATTGGCTGTCCTTCACCCCGCGCCAATGCATGCAGAAGTGATCGGCCTCCATCACCACCGCAAGCCCGTCGGGGCGGATCCGCGCCTCGAGCTCATCGGCCAGCATCACCACCGCCTCCTCCTGGATCTGCGGGCGCGCCATGATCCATTCGGTCAGCCGGGCATATTTCGACAGCCCGATCAGCTCGGAGCCGGCATTGGGCAGAACCCCGATCCAGACCCGGCCCATGATCGGGCACAGATGATGCGAACAGGCGCTGCGCACGGTGATCGGGCCGACGATCATCAGCTCGTTGAGGCGGGTGACATTGGGGAAGGTGGTCAGCTCGGGCGCCGGGCGATAGCGCCCGCCAAACACCTCGTCGACAAACATCTTCGCCACCCGTTTCGCGGTTTCGGCGGTGTTGTGGTCGGACGCCGTGTCGATCACCAGCGCGCTGAGCACGCCCTGCATCCGCGCCGCCACCTCGGCGCGCAGCGCGTCGAGCTCGCCCTCGCGCAGCACCGCGGAGATATTGTCATTGGCATGAAAGCGCTGCCCGCTCTCGGTCAGCCGCGCCCGGATCCGCTCCGAGACCGGCAGGCTGTCTTGAGCCTCGGCAGGCGGCGTCCGATCGCTCAGGGAACGGTCCAGCATCGTCTTTCTCCATCTTGCGGCGGGCCGCGCCCGCGCCATGTGACCACCAACCCGGGCCCCGCCCGGACACCGCAGAGCGCGGCGCGGCCCTGCTGATCCCCTTCCTACGGCCGAGCCCGCCGCCCGGATCACTCGCGCCAGAAGTTTCGCCCCCGCGGGCGCGGAAAAATTTTCTGCCCGGTCAAACTTGTTAACGCATGACAAATGGGCGTAGTCTTGGGCAGTTCATCCGTTGACAGCGAGGATATCTGATGAAGCATCAAAAGATTTTCACCGGCGTCGCCCTGGCGCTTGGCCTCACGGCCGCCGCGGCCGGCGCCCAACAGATGTCGTTCTTCCGGATCGGCACCGGCGGCACCGCGGGCACCTATTACCCGATCGGCGGCCTTCTGGCCAATGCGATCTCCAACCCGCCCGGCTCGCGCGGCTGCGATGAGGGCGGCTCGTGCGGCGTGCCCGGGCTGATCGCCTCGGCGCTCTCGGCCAATGGCTCGGTCGCCAATATCAACGCCATCGCCGGCGGCTCGCTGGAATCGGGCTTCTCGCAATCGGACGTGGCAACCTGGGCCTATACCGGCACCGGCCTGTGGGAGGGCAACCCGCCCGTCGAGAAACTGCGCGCGATCGCCAATCTCTACCCCGAGAGCATCCACCTCGTCGCCAGCGCCGAAGCCGGCATCTCGAGCGTGGCCGATCTCAAGGGCAAGCGCGTCTCGCTCGATGAGCCGGGCTCGGGCACGCTCGTCGATGCCAAGATCATCCTCGAGGGCTATGGCCTCGCCGAGGGCGATATCAAACCCGAATATCTCAAGCCCGATCAGGCCGCCGACCGGATGCGCGACGGCGCGATGGATGCGTTCTTCTTCGTCGGCGGCTATCCGGCCGGCGCGATCTCGGAGCTTGCCAGCCAACATGCCGTCAAGCTGATCCCGATCAGCTGCGAGGAAGCCCCGAAGATCTGCGAGGATTTCAAGTTCTTCTCCGCCGATACCGTGCCGGGCGGCACCTATGAGGGCAACCCCGACGACGTGAAGACCCTCTCGGTCGGCGCGCAATGGGTGACGAGCGCCGATCAGCCCGAAGAGCTGATCTACGAGATCACCAAGGCGCTGTGGAACGACGCCACCCGCAAGCAGCTCGACGCGGGCCATGCCAAGGGCAAGATGATCACCAAGGAGAGCGCGCTCAACGGCATCGGCATCCCGCTGCATCCGGGCGCCGAGAAGTTCTACAAGGAAGCCGGCCTTCTGAAATAACCCGCAAGGCTTCGGCCCTGTGCGCAAGATCAGGGGGGCCGCGCGCGATCGCGGCCCCTCGCCCTTTCCTCCTTTACTCCTTTCCTCCCCCTGCCCCTCAAGGAGAGCCCGATGACCGAGAAGAGCCCGCCCGCCGGCGACCATGATGAGATCCGCCACCTGAGCGCCGATGAGCTGCAGGCGATCGAGGAAGAATTCGACCCCGAGCTGCGCTTTCGGGTGCTGGCCTGGCCGCTCGCGATCGCGGCCTCGGTGATCCTCTTCGCGCTCTCCTGCTATCATTATTACACCGCCGGCTTCGGCATCCCGCAGGCGACGGTGCACCGCGGGCTGCATCTGGGCGTCACGCTGATGGTGGTGTTTCTCAGCTTCGCGGCCTTCGGGCGCAAGGAAGTCGCGCCGAGCTGGCGCGCGCCCTTCGGGATGCCGCTCCTGGACTGGGCGCTCGCGCTCGCCGGCGTGGTCAGCGCGCTCTATGTGCCCTGGATCTATGACGCGCTGGCCTTCCGCGTCGGCAACCCGCTGCCGATCGATATCGTCATGGGCACGGTGCTGATCGGGGTGCTGCTCGAGGCGGTGCGCCGCTCGATGGGCTGGCCGCTGCCGGTGATCGCGATCCTGTTCATGGCCTATGCCTATTTCGGCAAATCCATGCCCGGCATCCTCGTCCACCCGGGTGCGAGCTGGTCCAATATCGTCAACCACCTCTACCTGACCTCGCAAGGCATCTACGGCACCGCGCTGGGCGTGATCGCGACCTATGTGTTCCATTTCGTGCTCTTTGGCGTGATGGCGACCCGCATTGGCCTCGGCCAGCTCTTCATAGATGTCGCCTCGGCGCTGGCCGGGCGCTATGCGGGCGGGCCCGCCAAGGTCTCGGTGCTCTCCTCGGCGCTACTGGGCTCGATCTCGGGCTCCTCGATCGCCAATACCGTGACCACCGGCGCGCTGACCATCCCGGCGATGATCCGCATCGGCTACCCGCGCCATTTCGCCGCCGCCGTCGAGGCTGCGGCCTCCACCGGCGGGCAGATCACGCCGCCGGTGATGGGCGCGGTGGCCTTCCTGATGATCGAATATCTCGGCGTGCCGCTCACCACGATCCTGACCGCGGCGCTGGTGCCGGCCTTCATGCATTTCTTCGGCGTGCTGGTGCAGGTCCATCTCGAGGCGCGCCGGCTCGGGCTGCGCGGGCTCTCGCCGGCCGAGCTGCCCAACGCCTGGAAAGTGCTGAAGGCGGGCTGGCTCTCGGTCCTGCCGCTCGCGATCCTCGTCGCGGTGCTGCTCTCCGGGCGCACCCCCTTCGCGGCGGCCTTCTGGTCGATCACCGCCTGTATCGCGGTCCTCGCGATCCAGCAGATCCGCGCGGGCGGCCTCGGCGCGGGCCTCAGGGCCACCGCGCATGGCGTCTTCGAGGGCTTCATCCTCGGCGCCAAGCAATCGCTCTCGGTGACCGCCGCGGCCGCGCTCGTGGGCGTGGTGATCGGCGTCGTGACGCTGACCGGCGTCGGCTTCAAGATCGCCTATATGGTGACCTCGATCGCACAGGGCTGGGCGGTCTCGGCCCATGATCTGCTCACTGTCCTGCCCTTCGAGCTGATGACCGTGCCCACGCTCACGCTGCTTTTCACGCTGATCCTGACGGCGGTGGTCTGCATCCTGATGGGCTGCGGCATCCCGACCACGGCGAATTATATCATCATGGTCGCGGTGGCGGCGCCGATCCTCGGCCTGCTCGGCGTGCAACCGCTCGTGGCGCATTACTTCGTCTTCTACTACGGGGTGCTCGCCGATGTGACGCCCCCCGTCGCCATGGCCGCCTATGCCGGCGCGGGCATCGCGGGCGCCAATGCCTTCAAGGCCGGCAACACGGCCTTCCGCCTGTCGATGGGCAAGGCGCTGGTGCCCTTCGTCTTCGCCTTCCAGCCCGCGCTCCTGATCGTCACCGATGGCTTCACCTGGGAGGCCTTCGCGCTGGCCTTCTCGGGCGCGGCGCTCGGCATCTGGGTGCTGGCCTCGGCGGTCTCGAGCTGGCTCTTCGCGCCGCTGCACTGGTATGAACGCGCGGTCCTCGTCCTGGCCGCGCTCCTGCTCGTCGCGCCGAACCTGACCGCCACCGCCGTGGGCCTCGGCCTCGTCGCCCCGATCGCGGCGCGCCAGCTCCTCTTCAAGGGCAAGGGCCCCGGCGCCGCCCCCGCCTGAGCCCCGAACAACCGAAGGGGGCGCCCCCCGCGCCCCCTTCAACGATGCCGAAAATATCCCGGGGGGGCGCAGCCGGGGGCAGAGCCCCCTCAGCCCGCCTCGGCCAGCGCCCTCAGCCCCCCCGGCGCCCGCCGCGCACAAGCCGGCGGTTGTACTTCGTCGGCGCCATCCCGAACCGCGCCTTGAAGCTCTTGGAGAAATGCGCGACCGACCCAAAGCCGCAGGCCGTCGCCACCTCCAGAAGCTCCATATCCGTCGTCGACAACAGGCTCCGCCCCCGGTCGAGCCGCAGCCCCCGGTAATAATCCCCCGGCGTCTCGCCCAGAACCGAGAGGAACATCCGCTCGATATGCCGGCGCGAATAGCCCGCCGCCTGCGCCAGATCCTCGAGCGTGAGCGGATCCTCGATATGGGCGTTCATCAGCCCGACGATCCGCAACAACCCCGGGTTGCGCGAGCGGATCAACACCGAGAGCGAACTGCGCTGCTCCTGCTCGACCCCCACCATCACCTTGCGCAGACACATCTCCGACACCATCGCCGAAAACTCCGCGCCATGGTCCTCGGCAATGAGCTGGAGCATCATGTCGGTCGAGGCCGCCCCGCCGCCGCAGGTCATCACCCCGCCCGAAATCTCGAATTTCTTCGCCGATGGGCTGAGCTCGGGGTAATCCTCGCAAAAGGCGGGCTGGTTCTCCCAATGCAGCGTGAACTCGCGCCCCCCGATCAGCCCGCCGGCCGCCAGCGCCACCGCCCCGGTGCAGATCCCGCCAACCGCGCCGCCAAAGCGCGCATGACGCTGCAAGAGCGCCACCACCGGCGCCGCCGCCGCGGCCTGCGGCGGGTTGCCCGCACAGACGAAGGCCCGCGTATCGCGCCCCAAAGGCGCGAGCGCCCCGTCGACACAGACCGAAATCCCCGAAGACGAGGCCACCGCCGCGCCCCCCTCCGACATCAGACGCCATTGGTAAAGCGGCTGCTGGGAGAGCTGATTGGCGATCCGAAGCGGCTCGACCGCCGAGGAAAACGCCAAAAGCGTGAACCCCGGCACCAGGATGAAGGCATATTTGCGCGTCACCGCCCCCGGCGCCACCGGGAAGAAGGCCGCGCCCATCGGCACGACCGCGGCGGTGGCGGACTCCTCGCTCGACATGGGGGCCCTCAGAGCCGCGGCGCGCGCCGGCGCACCGAAGCCGGCCGCCCGGGCAGCGCAAGCGCCGCATCGCCGCGCGCGCTCTCGGCAATCACCCGCCCCTTCGAGACGACCGCGAGCCGCGCCGGCCGCAGCCGCAGCGCATCGACCGGCGTCGCCGCATCAAGCACCACGAGCGAGGCCAAAGCCCCCTTGCGCAGCCCGTAATCGCCAAGCCCGAGGATCGCCGCATTGGTCTCGGTCACCATGGTGAAACAGCGCGCCATCTCCTCGGGATGGGTCATCTGCGCGACATGCATCCCCATGAAGGCCACATCGAGCATATCGGCCGTGCCGAGGCTGTACCACGGGTCGAGCACGCAATCCTGCCCCCAGCCGACCGCGATCCCCGCCGCCTGCATCTCGCGCACCCGCGTCAGCCCGCGCCGCTTGGGGAAACTGTCGTGCCGGCCCTGCAAGACGATGTTGATCAACGGGTTCGGCACCGCCGCAATCCCCGCCTCGGCGATCAGCGGCAAGAGCTTCGAGACATAATAATTGTCCATCGAATGCATCGAGGTCAGATGCGAGCCGACCACCCGCCCGCCGAGCCCGAGCCGCAGCGTCTCGGCCGCCAGCGTCTCGATATGGCGGCTCATCGGGTCATCGGTCTCGTCGCAATGGATATCGACGCAAAGCCCCCGCGCCGCCGCGATCTCGCACAGATCGCGCAGGCTCTCGGCGCCCGCCGCCATGGTGCGCTCGAAATGCGGGATACCGCCGACCACCCCGACCCCCATATCGAGCGCGCGCAACAGGTTCGCCCGCCCGTTCGGCGCCCGGTACAGCCCGTCTTGCGGAAAGGCCACGAGCTGCAAGTCGATGTAATCCTTGACCTTCTCGCGCACCTCGAGCATCGCGGCGACGGTGTTGAGATGATCGGGCGTGGTGTCGACATGGCTGCGGATCGCCAAAAGCCCCATCGAGGCCGCCCAGTCGCAATAGGCGAGCGCCCGCGCCACCATCTCCTCGACCGTGGCCAGATCGCGCAGCTCGCCCCAAAGCGAGATCCCCTCGAGAAGCGTGCCCGAGGCGTTGACCCGCGGCAGCCCGTAGCTCAGCGTCGCATCGAGGTGGAAATGCGGGTCGACGAAGGGCGGGCTGACGAGATCGCCCGCCGCCTCGATCACCCGGACCGCCTCGGCCTCGATCCGCGGCGCGATCTCGACGATCCGGTCGCCCTGAATGGCGATATCGGCCACCCGCCCATCGGGCAGCGTGCCGCCGCGCACCAGCAGATCGAGCATCATCTTTCCCCCTTGTTGAACGGCACCATCAGCGCCGCCGGCACCTCGGCGCGCCGCGACATGGCGACGAGCGCGAGAATCGAGAGCGCATAGGGCAGCATCAGGAACACCTGATAAGGCACCAAAGCGCCGAGCGCGGTCTGTTGCAACCGGATTTGCAGCGCGTCGAAGGCGGCAAAGAGGATCGCGCCCAGCATCGCCTTGCCCGGCCGCCACGCGCCAAAGACCACCAGCGCGATCGCGATCCAGCCGCGCCCGTTCACC from the Rhodobacter xanthinilyticus genome contains:
- a CDS encoding MauE/DoxX family redox-associated membrane protein, encoding MSALADGAAMAALASAAVAAFAAFLFARAALHKGWDFTAFTGFVQDYALLPERLVKPASAALIGAEGAVVGLMLLPGGRAFGLILAAALVGLYAVGMGVNLARGRRHVECGCGGAVQPITPALLVRNAVLAGLFLFGAALPAAGLGLAETLAALAAALIAFAGYVMADQLLSNAAYLVRREQGTH
- a CDS encoding amine dehydrogenase large subunit, which translates into the protein MSDPTFPRRALRPLILALPLGLALLAPALAEEFTPEVVTTKETIDPGANVFVSQQQWIGAGSIAVFDQETLKLKELLPTGAMSLMLISPDGKTAWAQSSFMKRITYGPNEMVLTSYDIPTGKIGPEVVLPPKAAMALGYSSLLKVTADGKFILVQNATPASSVTVVDLAKGTVAQELPTPGCWGIYPAPEGAKFSTICGDGSFASYTLSEDGASAEKAASAPVFDPEADPIFIQEARIGDTLYFVTYGGKLIGVSDKGAAPEKVSEADFVAGTEGAWAPGGYNLLTANAEKGVLFVTMHPGAYDGSHKLASKEIWAIEAASGKVLAKSEAEGLGSISVTPGAEPALFATTEEGHLYKFTMDGDYKLTKAGEAGLAGFAMHVAVVE
- a CDS encoding helix-turn-helix domain-containing protein → MTPIPAPHRLSSHRYADSSEQERGLIGWEQRYAQCDPGPYAGRIDRLELPGLAISRESVACAVEQSTAPPAGRVIFCQTLVPAGPWRFNAQSCMAGLTGFIRGGEEHLAVLPAGAEVLMVEADTELLARDLGEPPRSLLLETAFLALPEAAEIRALAEWFALLLREPAPMSALIPDLMLYNLGRLWGRTRREARALAPACRADYRIFRRAEALARDGALETPTVSALAAALDLEVPALRRAFLNTTGLGPTDWLRRYRLDGARRALLAAPPERTVTEIAMAWGFTHLGRFSAAYGAQFGESPSATRKRARP
- a CDS encoding sulfite exporter TauE/SafE family protein encodes the protein MDLSTLAPLVAILMAVGVFAGVLAGLLGVGGGIVLVPAYFYLFSGLGYGSEDLMQICVATSLATIIVTSARSVMAHHRKGAVDWTILRQWAPPIAVGAVVGVLVVAQLHTRSLQIIFGGMLISIALYMIFGKASWRISDHLPGRGFRLSFGPVMGFISVLLGIGGGSIGTPMLTLHGVPIHRAVATSAGFGVTIALPSAVGFLLTPVAAAPPWTLGAVNIPAFLITIAMTTLSAPWGAALAHRLDARLLKRVFAGFLLLVALNMLRKALM
- the dusA gene encoding tRNA dihydrouridine(20/20a) synthase DusA, coding for MTLQTRAAARLSVAPMMDWTDRHCRVFHRLISREALLYTEMVTAPAVIHGDRDRLLGFSPAEHPVALQLGGSDPAELGAATRIAAEWGYDEINLNCGCPSDRVQSGAFGAVLMKSPDLVAECVAEMIAASPVEVTVKCRIGVDEQEPEEILPRFLETVAAAGVRRFTIHARKAWLQGLSPKDNREIPPLDHPLVHRMKAAFPELHLSLNGGIASLAAAEAELAAGLDGVMVGRAAYHEPMNILGAADMRIFGAGAEADPFAVARALLPYIEAHLVAGGRLHQISRHILGLFHGRPGARLWRRVLSEGACREGAGVELVEKALAEVEAAR
- a CDS encoding DUF2177 family protein; amino-acid sequence: MPSYAALYALTAVAFLGLDMIGIRLLIRPVFERHVGHLLADPLRLGPAALFYLAYVAGLLWFVSVPALKAGAPLQALVGGMVLGLLCYGTYEMTNYATLEDWSVRQVVIDGLWGTVLTGFAAWVGVAALTGKLA
- the folE gene encoding GTP cyclohydrolase I, translated to MLDRSLSDRTPPAEAQDSLPVSERIRARLTESGQRFHANDNISAVLREGELDALRAEVAARMQGVLSALVIDTASDHNTAETAKRVAKMFVDEVFGGRYRPAPELTTFPNVTRLNELMIVGPITVRSACSHHLCPIMGRVWIGVLPNAGSELIGLSKYARLTEWIMARPQIQEEAVVMLADELEARIRPDGLAVVMEADHFCMHWRGVKDSQSVMTNSVMRGAFRTDAELRREFLSLRRDA
- a CDS encoding TAXI family TRAP transporter solute-binding subunit, with the protein product MKHQKIFTGVALALGLTAAAAGAQQMSFFRIGTGGTAGTYYPIGGLLANAISNPPGSRGCDEGGSCGVPGLIASALSANGSVANINAIAGGSLESGFSQSDVATWAYTGTGLWEGNPPVEKLRAIANLYPESIHLVASAEAGISSVADLKGKRVSLDEPGSGTLVDAKIILEGYGLAEGDIKPEYLKPDQAADRMRDGAMDAFFFVGGYPAGAISELASQHAVKLIPISCEEAPKICEDFKFFSADTVPGGTYEGNPDDVKTLSVGAQWVTSADQPEELIYEITKALWNDATRKQLDAGHAKGKMITKESALNGIGIPLHPGAEKFYKEAGLLK
- a CDS encoding TRAP transporter permease, translating into MTEKSPPAGDHDEIRHLSADELQAIEEEFDPELRFRVLAWPLAIAASVILFALSCYHYYTAGFGIPQATVHRGLHLGVTLMVVFLSFAAFGRKEVAPSWRAPFGMPLLDWALALAGVVSALYVPWIYDALAFRVGNPLPIDIVMGTVLIGVLLEAVRRSMGWPLPVIAILFMAYAYFGKSMPGILVHPGASWSNIVNHLYLTSQGIYGTALGVIATYVFHFVLFGVMATRIGLGQLFIDVASALAGRYAGGPAKVSVLSSALLGSISGSSIANTVTTGALTIPAMIRIGYPRHFAAAVEAAASTGGQITPPVMGAVAFLMIEYLGVPLTTILTAALVPAFMHFFGVLVQVHLEARRLGLRGLSPAELPNAWKVLKAGWLSVLPLAILVAVLLSGRTPFAAAFWSITACIAVLAIQQIRAGGLGAGLRATAHGVFEGFILGAKQSLSVTAAAALVGVVIGVVTLTGVGFKIAYMVTSIAQGWAVSAHDLLTVLPFELMTVPTLTLLFTLILTAVVCILMGCGIPTTANYIIMVAVAAPILGLLGVQPLVAHYFVFYYGVLADVTPPVAMAAYAGAGIAGANAFKAGNTAFRLSMGKALVPFVFAFQPALLIVTDGFTWEAFALAFSGAALGIWVLASAVSSWLFAPLHWYERAVLVLAALLLVAPNLTATAVGLGLVAPIAARQLLFKGKGPGAAPA